One stretch of Brevibacillus laterosporus DNA includes these proteins:
- a CDS encoding acetyl-CoA C-acetyltransferase, whose translation MREVVIVAGARTAVGKSKRGSLKDVHPVDLGAYVVEDLLRRVPNLDPALIEDIIIGNAVPEAEQGTNMARLIGLRAGLPTNVSGITINRFCSSGLQSIAYAAQQIMCGGADVIIAGGVESMSLVPMVGNKVALNPTLVDTMPEAYMSMGHTAERVAQRYGISREEQDQFAVRSHQRAATAIAEGKFKEEIVPVTVKQVFVDENGKRHEKEFVFDTDEGVRIDTNVETLGKLRPAFHVKGSVTAGNSSQTSDGAAAVLVMSREKADELGIKPIAKFLSFTVGGVDPDVMGIGPIVAIPKALKQAGLSIQDVDLFELNEAFASQSLAVIRELGIDAEKVNVNGGAVALGHPLGCTGAKLTVSLLNEMKRRESKYGVVTMCIGGGMGAAGVFEVL comes from the coding sequence ATGAGAGAAGTAGTCATCGTGGCAGGAGCACGTACGGCTGTAGGTAAATCAAAGCGCGGCTCATTAAAGGATGTTCATCCCGTTGATCTGGGCGCATATGTCGTAGAGGATTTGCTTCGCCGTGTTCCGAATCTGGACCCGGCGTTGATTGAGGATATCATTATCGGGAATGCGGTACCAGAAGCAGAACAGGGAACCAATATGGCTCGTTTAATCGGTCTTCGTGCTGGGCTACCAACCAATGTGTCGGGTATTACCATTAACCGTTTTTGTTCATCTGGCTTACAAAGTATCGCTTATGCAGCTCAACAAATCATGTGTGGTGGTGCCGATGTCATCATTGCAGGTGGTGTGGAAAGCATGAGTCTTGTACCAATGGTTGGTAACAAGGTGGCTTTAAACCCAACTCTAGTAGACACGATGCCGGAAGCCTACATGAGCATGGGACATACGGCAGAGAGAGTAGCGCAGCGCTATGGGATTAGTCGGGAAGAACAGGATCAGTTTGCAGTAAGAAGCCATCAGCGTGCGGCGACGGCTATTGCGGAGGGTAAATTTAAGGAAGAGATCGTCCCAGTAACGGTGAAGCAGGTATTCGTAGACGAGAACGGTAAGCGTCACGAGAAGGAATTTGTATTTGATACTGACGAGGGTGTACGCATCGATACAAATGTTGAAACCTTAGGAAAATTACGACCAGCCTTTCATGTAAAAGGTAGCGTGACAGCGGGTAACTCATCCCAAACTAGCGATGGTGCCGCAGCAGTTCTAGTGATGTCGAGAGAAAAAGCGGATGAATTGGGTATCAAGCCAATTGCTAAATTCCTCTCCTTTACAGTAGGTGGCGTTGATCCTGATGTGATGGGAATTGGCCCGATTGTAGCTATTCCAAAAGCCCTAAAACAGGCTGGGCTTAGCATCCAGGATGTAGATTTATTTGAATTAAATGAAGCGTTTGCCTCGCAATCATTAGCTGTTATTCGTGAGCTAGGCATTGATGCTGAGAAGGTCAACGTTAATGGCGGTGCAGTCGCATTAGGGCATCCATTGGGTTGCACAGGTGCTAAATTAACTGTTTCTCTACTCAATGAGATGAAGCGACGTGAGTCTAAATACGGTGTTGTAACGATGTGTATCGGTGGCGGTATGGGAGCTGCTGGGGTGTTTGAGGTCCTGTAA
- a CDS encoding 3-hydroxyacyl-CoA dehydrogenase/enoyl-CoA hydratase family protein, whose protein sequence is MERKINKAAVLGSGVMGAGIAAHLANVGIPTYLLDIVPRELTEEESKKGLTLEHPAVRNRIAQTGRDRLLKEKPAPLYDKDSISLITVGNLEDDLDKLKEVDWIIEVVVENVEVKKQVFAKIEAYRKPGAIVSSNTSGVSINEMSQDCSEEFKKSFLGTHFFNPPRYLKLLEIIPGEHTDPALVEFMMHFGEFVLGKGTVLCKDTPNFIANRVGTYGLQVSIQEMLRLQIGADEVDALTGPVIGRPKSATFRTLDVVGLDTYVHVAKNVRDKATDEVEKATFEIPELLTKMVENRWLGQKSGQGFFKQEKTATGKEIFVLDTNTLEYKPRAKAKFASLEAAKQAKTLPQKLQAIVYGKDKGSEFLWNVLKKTMLYAATKVPEIADDIVAVDKAMRWGFGWELGPFETWDAIGLEKSVARMREEGETIPALVEELLASGKTSFYEKAEGKVAAFHIGGTFKGLEEKKEIINLAALKEQGKVVVKNAGASLIDLGDGVACFEFTTPHNALGVDILQMFTKAADEVEKNFTGMVIGNQGKNFCVGLNLAMALMEAQDENWFELDMLAKKFHNTVNRIRTMPRPVVAAPFGMTLGGGVEICYMADQVQLAAETYLGFVEVGVGVLPGACGTKEMLFRSMENIPSGTPTPIDAFPFVARAFETIAMAKVSTSGKEAIKLGYMRPTDRVSINQDHLLYDAKQAVLELDKRGYTAPVERTIPAIGTTGYASLRQNIYGLRQSGMISEHDELIATKIAWIMSGGDVPAGTQVNETYILELERQGFLELIKTQKTQQRMQHMLAKGKPLRN, encoded by the coding sequence ATGGAACGCAAAATTAACAAAGCTGCGGTCTTGGGATCAGGGGTCATGGGAGCTGGTATTGCTGCCCATCTGGCCAACGTAGGCATCCCCACTTATCTATTGGATATCGTACCGCGTGAATTGACGGAGGAAGAGAGCAAAAAAGGATTGACGCTGGAACATCCAGCTGTTCGTAATCGTATTGCCCAAACAGGTCGTGATCGACTGCTGAAGGAAAAGCCAGCGCCTCTGTATGATAAAGATTCCATCTCCCTCATCACGGTAGGCAATTTGGAAGATGATCTAGACAAACTAAAAGAAGTAGATTGGATCATTGAGGTTGTTGTTGAGAATGTAGAAGTTAAAAAACAGGTATTTGCCAAAATAGAAGCTTATCGCAAACCGGGCGCGATTGTGTCCTCCAATACATCTGGTGTTTCCATCAATGAAATGTCTCAGGATTGTTCAGAAGAGTTCAAAAAATCCTTCCTGGGAACACACTTTTTTAATCCACCTCGCTATCTAAAGCTCTTAGAAATCATTCCAGGTGAGCACACCGATCCAGCCTTAGTTGAGTTTATGATGCATTTTGGAGAATTTGTACTAGGAAAAGGTACCGTTCTTTGTAAAGATACACCGAATTTTATCGCCAACCGAGTTGGTACATATGGTTTGCAAGTGTCTATTCAAGAAATGCTACGTCTTCAAATAGGAGCAGATGAAGTAGATGCGCTTACAGGTCCAGTAATTGGTCGCCCAAAAAGTGCGACGTTCCGCACTTTGGATGTGGTAGGTCTGGATACGTATGTGCACGTGGCTAAAAACGTCCGTGACAAAGCGACGGATGAAGTAGAAAAAGCAACATTTGAAATACCAGAGCTACTTACCAAAATGGTAGAAAACCGCTGGTTGGGTCAAAAAAGCGGTCAGGGCTTTTTTAAGCAAGAGAAGACGGCGACAGGCAAAGAGATATTCGTTTTGGATACCAATACACTGGAATATAAACCACGGGCGAAAGCTAAATTTGCCTCGTTGGAAGCTGCTAAACAAGCCAAAACATTGCCGCAAAAATTGCAGGCGATTGTGTATGGAAAAGATAAAGGTAGCGAATTTTTATGGAATGTATTGAAAAAGACGATGCTGTATGCCGCTACAAAAGTGCCAGAGATTGCTGATGACATTGTAGCAGTAGACAAAGCAATGAGATGGGGCTTTGGCTGGGAACTCGGTCCCTTTGAAACATGGGATGCCATAGGTCTTGAGAAATCAGTAGCTCGGATGAGAGAAGAGGGCGAAACGATTCCGGCGTTGGTAGAAGAATTACTGGCTAGTGGAAAAACCTCTTTCTATGAAAAAGCAGAAGGCAAAGTAGCTGCTTTTCACATCGGCGGAACCTTTAAAGGATTGGAAGAGAAAAAAGAAATCATTAATTTAGCTGCTTTAAAAGAACAAGGTAAAGTAGTAGTTAAAAACGCAGGCGCGTCACTCATTGATCTAGGGGATGGAGTTGCTTGCTTCGAATTTACTACGCCGCATAATGCGCTAGGTGTGGATATTTTACAAATGTTCACGAAAGCTGCAGATGAAGTAGAGAAAAACTTTACCGGTATGGTTATCGGAAATCAGGGTAAAAACTTCTGTGTTGGTTTAAATCTAGCGATGGCTTTGATGGAAGCACAGGATGAAAACTGGTTTGAGCTGGATATGTTGGCTAAGAAATTCCACAACACTGTTAATCGGATACGTACTATGCCTCGTCCTGTAGTAGCTGCACCATTTGGTATGACGCTTGGTGGTGGAGTAGAGATTTGCTATATGGCTGATCAGGTGCAGCTAGCGGCGGAAACTTATCTAGGATTCGTAGAAGTGGGTGTTGGTGTATTGCCGGGAGCTTGTGGTACCAAAGAAATGCTATTCCGTTCGATGGAAAACATTCCGAGTGGAACTCCTACCCCTATCGATGCTTTCCCATTTGTGGCTCGTGCCTTTGAAACAATTGCTATGGCCAAAGTATCCACAAGCGGTAAGGAGGCAATTAAGCTGGGCTATATGCGCCCAACTGATCGTGTTTCCATAAATCAAGACCATCTGTTGTATGATGCCAAACAGGCGGTATTAGAGCTTGATAAACGAGGATATACAGCTCCTGTTGAACGTACGATTCCAGCTATCGGAACGACAGGATATGCCTCATTACGCCAGAATATCTATGGATTGCGCCAAAGTGGCATGATCAGTGAGCACGACGAATTGATTGCGACTAAAATTGCCTGGATCATGTCTGGGGGAGATGTCCCAGCAGGTACGCAGGTTAACGAAACTTATATTCTAGAACTGGAGCGTCAAGGCTTCCTCGAATTGATCAAAACACAAAAGACGCAACAACGCATGCAACACATGCTGGCAAAAGGAAAACCGTTGCGTAACTAA